A single genomic interval of Bradyrhizobium sp. AZCC 1693 harbors:
- a CDS encoding vWA domain-containing protein, which translates to MPRIATSAFALALTALSLSGGPSPALAKPAVEVAFVLDTTGSMGGLLEGAKRKIWSIATAIVDSNPDADIRMGLVAYRDIGDDYVAKKVELTTDIQDLYANLLELKARGGGDWPESVNEALDVAVNKLQWTSGGDTRRIVFLVGDAPPHMDYAQDTKYPVTLSVAKQRDIIVNAVLAGDARDTERVWRDIAQNGNGRFIPIPQDGGQVVIIETPYDEDIIILQREINGTVIPYGPRAMQKRTEGKTKQLSEVAPAQASEMASYLNKRSKATSEAVTGDGDLVADVFAGRSRLSAVKEEDLPDNLRALKPEQRSEEVNKQMSQRKALNEKLAALVAKRDKYVADQRAKAPPKASSFDRVVEDTLKAQIKR; encoded by the coding sequence ATGCCCCGCATCGCTACGTCAGCTTTTGCCCTTGCCCTCACCGCCCTGTCCCTGTCCGGCGGCCCGTCGCCAGCCCTTGCAAAGCCCGCCGTCGAAGTGGCGTTCGTGCTCGACACCACCGGCTCGATGGGTGGCCTGCTCGAAGGCGCCAAGCGCAAGATCTGGTCGATCGCGACCGCGATCGTCGATTCCAATCCCGATGCCGACATCCGCATGGGCCTGGTCGCCTATCGCGACATCGGCGACGACTACGTCGCGAAAAAGGTCGAACTCACCACCGACATCCAGGATCTCTACGCCAACCTGCTGGAGCTGAAAGCCCGCGGCGGCGGCGACTGGCCGGAGAGCGTCAATGAGGCGCTCGATGTTGCCGTCAACAAGCTGCAATGGACCAGCGGTGGCGACACCAGACGGATCGTGTTCCTGGTCGGCGACGCGCCGCCGCACATGGATTACGCGCAGGACACCAAATATCCGGTCACGCTGTCGGTCGCCAAGCAGAGGGACATCATCGTCAACGCGGTGCTGGCCGGCGATGCCCGCGATACCGAGCGGGTGTGGCGCGACATCGCCCAGAACGGCAACGGCCGCTTCATCCCGATTCCGCAGGACGGCGGCCAGGTCGTCATCATCGAAACGCCTTACGACGAGGACATCATCATCCTGCAGCGGGAGATCAACGGCACCGTGATCCCTTACGGGCCCCGCGCGATGCAAAAGCGCACCGAGGGCAAGACCAAGCAGTTGTCCGAGGTCGCGCCCGCGCAGGCCTCGGAGATGGCGAGCTATCTCAACAAGCGTTCCAAGGCGACGTCCGAAGCCGTGACCGGCGATGGCGACCTTGTCGCAGACGTCTTTGCCGGCCGCAGCAGGCTTTCCGCCGTCAAGGAAGAAGACCTGCCCGACAATCTCCGCGCGCTGAAGCCGGAGCAGCGTAGCGAGGAAGTCAACAAGCAGATGAGCCAGCGCAAGGCGCTCAACGAGAAGCTCGCAGCCCTGGTGGCGAAGCGCGACAAATACGTCGCCGACCAGCGCGCCAAGGCGCCGCCGAAAGCGTC
- a CDS encoding MmcB family DNA repair protein, giving the protein MESSARHVSLVPAPDRRQSETALAIARGTARLLRSLGFSCISELPLPSGRRADLVALNEKGEIWIVEIKSSVEDLRADQKWQDYRMHCDRLFFAFTQDLPCEIFPQDTGLIIADAYGAHLHCEAPEHRLPAATRKSMTVRFAMAAAQRINRLVDPQGHGEF; this is encoded by the coding sequence ATGGAATCATCAGCCCGCCACGTCAGTCTCGTTCCCGCGCCGGACCGCCGTCAGTCGGAAACGGCGCTGGCGATCGCACGCGGCACTGCGCGGCTGTTACGATCGCTGGGGTTCTCCTGCATCAGCGAGCTGCCGCTGCCCTCGGGGCGGCGCGCCGATCTGGTGGCGCTGAACGAGAAGGGCGAAATCTGGATCGTCGAGATCAAGTCATCGGTGGAAGACCTGCGCGCCGACCAGAAATGGCAGGATTACCGGATGCATTGCGACCGGCTGTTCTTCGCCTTCACGCAGGACCTGCCTTGCGAGATATTTCCGCAAGACACGGGCCTGATCATCGCCGACGCCTACGGCGCGCACCTGCATTGCGAAGCCCCCGAGCACCGCCTGCCGGCGGCCACGCGCAAATCGATGACGGTGCGCTTTGCGATGGCGGCGGCGCAACGGATCAACCGCCTGGTCGATCCGCAGGGCCATGGGGAGTTTTAG
- a CDS encoding ActR/PrrA/RegA family redox response regulator transcription factor, with protein MNAIAELNDLADRSLLIVEDDKPFLERLSRAMETRGFAVTSCDTVSDGLAQINKAAPAFAVVDLRLGDGNGLDVVSALKRKRPDARTIVLTGYGNIATAVTAVKMGAVDYLSKPADADDVVAALLASGTEKSELPSNPMSADRVRWEHIQRIYEMCNRNVSETARRLNMHRRTLQRILAKRAPR; from the coding sequence TTGAACGCCATCGCCGAACTGAACGATCTCGCCGACCGCTCGCTGCTGATCGTCGAGGACGACAAGCCGTTTCTCGAGCGCCTGTCGCGCGCGATGGAAACCCGCGGCTTCGCGGTGACATCCTGCGACACCGTGTCCGACGGGCTGGCGCAGATCAACAAGGCCGCGCCGGCCTTCGCCGTGGTGGACCTGCGGCTTGGCGATGGCAACGGGCTCGACGTGGTGTCGGCGCTGAAGCGCAAGCGCCCCGACGCGCGCACCATCGTGCTGACCGGCTACGGCAACATCGCCACCGCCGTCACGGCAGTGAAGATGGGCGCGGTGGATTATCTCTCGAAGCCAGCGGATGCCGACGACGTCGTGGCGGCGCTGCTCGCCAGCGGCACCGAAAAATCCGAGCTGCCGTCGAACCCGATGTCGGCGGATCGCGTGCGCTGGGAACACATCCAGCGCATCTACGAGATGTGCAACCGCAACGTCTCGGAGACGGCGCGGCGGCTGAACATGCACCGTCGCACCCTGCAGCGGATTCTGGCGAAACGCGCGCCGCGGTAA
- a CDS encoding ActS/PrrB/RegB family redox-sensitive histidine kinase → MTDVAASDFRLPHRYVRLDTILRLRWLAALGQLTAIFIVAHGLEFAFPVIACVAIVGISALLNLALQIAFNPMQRLEPVYAAALLALNIVELAALLFLTGGLQNPFSFLFLAPVLISATVLPIRMTVGLGLLAVACASALVFFHLPLPWDSEDPLVLPPIYLFGVWLSIVLAIGVTSLYAFQATEEARKLSDALAATELVLTREQHLTQLDGLAAAAAHELGTPLSTIFLISRELEKTVDGNDPLASDLKTLREQAQRCRDILAKITQLSSSGAPFDLMPLSTLIEEAVAPHRDFGVAIKVRLAVAATREPVGARNPAILYGVGNILENAVDFARTTVEVNAWWNADTVEIVISDDGPGIAPDMLKRIGEPYLSRRRSADEANRERTGLGLGVFIARTLLERTGAKVSFSNRTFPDHGAVVQIAWPRARFETEESAAGPAD, encoded by the coding sequence ATGACCGACGTCGCCGCCTCCGATTTCCGCCTTCCGCACCGCTATGTCCGTCTCGATACGATCCTCCGGCTGCGCTGGCTGGCTGCGCTCGGCCAGCTCACCGCGATCTTCATCGTGGCGCATGGGCTGGAATTCGCCTTTCCCGTCATCGCCTGCGTCGCCATCGTCGGCATTTCGGCGCTGCTCAATCTCGCGCTGCAAATTGCCTTCAACCCGATGCAGCGACTGGAACCTGTCTATGCAGCGGCGCTGCTCGCGCTCAACATCGTCGAACTCGCCGCGCTGCTGTTCCTGACCGGGGGCTTGCAAAATCCGTTTTCGTTCCTGTTCCTCGCCCCGGTCCTGATCTCGGCGACGGTGCTGCCGATCCGGATGACGGTCGGGCTCGGCCTGCTCGCGGTCGCCTGCGCCTCGGCGCTGGTGTTCTTCCATCTGCCGCTCCCGTGGGACAGCGAAGACCCGCTGGTACTGCCGCCGATCTATCTGTTCGGGGTCTGGCTCTCGATCGTGCTCGCGATCGGCGTCACCAGCCTCTATGCGTTCCAGGCGACCGAGGAGGCGCGAAAACTTTCCGACGCGCTGGCTGCGACCGAGCTGGTGCTGACGCGCGAGCAGCATTTGACCCAGCTCGATGGCCTCGCGGCCGCCGCCGCCCATGAACTCGGCACGCCGCTGTCGACGATCTTCCTGATTTCGCGGGAGCTGGAAAAGACGGTCGACGGCAACGACCCATTGGCTTCCGACCTGAAAACCCTGCGCGAGCAGGCGCAGCGCTGCCGCGACATCCTGGCCAAGATCACCCAGCTTTCCTCCTCCGGCGCACCGTTCGACCTCATGCCGCTGTCGACGCTGATCGAGGAAGCGGTGGCGCCGCACCGCGATTTCGGCGTCGCCATCAAGGTGCGGCTAGCTGTCGCAGCCACGCGCGAGCCGGTCGGCGCGCGGAACCCGGCGATCCTCTATGGCGTCGGCAACATCCTGGAGAATGCCGTCGATTTCGCACGGACGACCGTGGAGGTGAACGCCTGGTGGAACGCCGATACGGTCGAGATCGTCATTTCGGACGACGGCCCAGGCATCGCGCCCGATATGCTGAAACGGATCGGGGAACCCTATTTATCAAGGCGCCGCAGCGCCGATGAGGCCAACCGCGAACGCACAGGACTCGGTCTTGGCGTGTTCATCGCCCGCACGCTGCTGGAACGGACCGGCGCCAAGGTTTCCTTCTCCAACCGGACCTTTCCCGATCACGGCGCCGTGGTGCAGATCGCCTGGCCCCGCGCCCGTTTCGAGACCGAGGAAAGTGCTGCAGGCCCAGCGGATTAG
- a CDS encoding ABC transporter ATP-binding protein, giving the protein MDNSETAPAQSPAAGPESSAAIDVAHLIKLYKTTRAVDDVSFRIARGSITGLLGGNGAGKTTTIAMIMGLVLPTSGRVQVLGHPMPEQSAEVLGRMNFESPYVDMPMRLTVRQNLTIFGRLYAVKNLAERIEQLASDLDLKDFLDRANGKLSAGQKTRVALAKALINQPELLLLDEPTASLDPDTADWVRQHLQDFRKTHDATILLASHNMLEVERLCDRVIIMKRGRIEDDDSPDQIMARYNRNTLEEVFLDVARGRVAEGASS; this is encoded by the coding sequence ATGGACAATAGTGAGACAGCGCCAGCACAGTCTCCCGCGGCCGGGCCGGAAAGCTCCGCCGCGATCGACGTCGCGCATCTGATAAAACTCTACAAGACCACCCGCGCGGTGGATGACGTGTCGTTCCGGATCGCGCGCGGCAGCATCACCGGGCTGCTCGGCGGCAATGGCGCCGGCAAGACCACGACGATCGCCATGATCATGGGACTGGTGCTGCCGACCTCGGGGCGCGTCCAGGTGCTCGGTCATCCGATGCCGGAGCAAAGCGCCGAGGTGCTCGGCCGGATGAATTTCGAGAGCCCCTATGTCGACATGCCGATGCGGCTCACGGTGCGGCAGAACCTCACCATCTTCGGCCGGCTCTATGCGGTGAAGAATCTCGCCGAGCGCATCGAACAGCTCGCATCCGACCTCGATCTCAAGGATTTCCTCGATCGCGCCAACGGCAAACTCTCGGCCGGGCAGAAGACCCGCGTCGCGCTGGCGAAGGCGCTGATCAACCAGCCTGAACTGTTGCTGCTCGACGAGCCGACGGCGTCTCTCGACCCTGATACCGCCGACTGGGTGCGGCAGCATTTGCAAGACTTCCGCAAGACCCATGACGCCACCATCCTGCTGGCGTCGCACAACATGCTGGAAGTGGAGCGGCTGTGCGACCGCGTCATCATCATGAAGCGCGGCCGCATCGAGGATGACGACAGTCCCGACCAGATCATGGCGCGCTACAACCGGAACACGCTGGAAGAAGTGTTCCTCGACGTCGCGCGCGGCCGGGTGGCGGAGGGGGCATCGTCGTGA
- a CDS encoding ABC transporter permease, translated as MVLRYWYLLMSSWPRLLELIYWPALQIITWGFLQNYISQNDNFFARAGGTLIGAVILWDILFRGQLGFSISFLEEMWARNLGNLMMSPLKPIEFLISLMIMSLIRLAIGVIPMTLLALFFFDFNFFAIGLPLIAFFCNLIFTSWSVGIFVSGLVLRNGLGAESIVWTLMFGLMPLACIYYPVAVLPAWLQYIAWTLPPTYVFEGMRALLIDHVFRADLMVWSLGINAVLFVASFAIFLALLRSAKHHGSLLGGGE; from the coding sequence ATGGTGCTGCGCTATTGGTATCTCCTGATGTCGTCCTGGCCGCGGCTGCTGGAGCTGATCTACTGGCCGGCGCTGCAGATTATCACATGGGGCTTTCTGCAGAACTACATTTCGCAGAACGACAATTTCTTTGCGCGTGCCGGCGGCACGCTGATCGGGGCGGTGATCCTGTGGGACATCCTGTTCCGCGGCCAGCTCGGCTTCTCGATTTCGTTCCTCGAGGAGATGTGGGCGCGCAACCTCGGCAACCTGATGATGAGCCCGTTGAAGCCGATCGAGTTTCTGATCTCGCTGATGATCATGAGCCTGATCCGGCTGGCGATCGGCGTGATCCCGATGACGCTGCTGGCGCTGTTCTTCTTCGATTTCAATTTCTTCGCGATCGGGCTGCCGCTGATCGCGTTCTTCTGCAATCTGATCTTCACGAGTTGGTCGGTCGGAATTTTCGTATCCGGCCTGGTGCTGCGCAACGGGCTGGGCGCCGAGAGCATCGTCTGGACCTTGATGTTCGGCCTGATGCCGCTCGCCTGCATCTATTATCCAGTCGCGGTGCTACCTGCCTGGCTGCAATATATCGCCTGGACGCTGCCGCCGACCTATGTGTTCGAGGGCATGCGCGCGCTTCTGATCGATCACGTCTTCAGGGCCGACCTGATGGTCTGGTCGCTGGGCATCAACGCGGTGCTGTTCGTTGCCTCCTTTGCGATCTTCCTCGCCCTTTTGCGCAGCGCCAAACACCACGGATCTTTGCTCGGAGGTGGCGAATAA
- a CDS encoding polyhydroxyalkanoate depolymerase, whose product MPIGEFGGAPPLVAEGSPALTTPMYWMYEMGHASLNPARAVTDATKILFQNPLNPWSHTEVGKSIAAACELFERTTRRYGKPEWDLDTTEVNGVRTPVEVRSIWEKPFCRLLHFDRKLTRPLRAPHPRVLIVAPMSGHYATLLRGTVEAFLPTHEVYITDWSDARMVPLAEGRFDLDDYVDYVIEMLHVLGGNMHVIAVCQPSVPVVAAVSVMEAARDPFVPLSMTLMGGPIDTRRNPTSVNNLAAQRGIEWFRNHVITKVPFPHPGVMRDVYPGFLQLSGFITMNLDRHTDAHKALFNNLVKGDGDMVDKHREFYDEYLAVMDLTAEYYLQTVDVVFVKHALPKGEMTHRGQPVDPSQIRRVALMTVEGEKDDISGLGQTEATHALCPHIPDHRRVHYVQKGVGHYGVFNGSRFRSEIVPRISDFMMSAANTKLSAANIKPTLVRAAE is encoded by the coding sequence ATGCCGATTGGTGAGTTTGGCGGCGCACCGCCCCTAGTGGCCGAAGGCAGTCCGGCGCTCACGACGCCGATGTACTGGATGTACGAAATGGGCCACGCGTCGCTCAACCCGGCGCGCGCCGTGACCGACGCCACCAAGATCCTGTTTCAAAATCCGCTTAATCCCTGGTCACACACCGAAGTCGGCAAATCGATCGCCGCGGCCTGCGAGTTGTTCGAACGCACCACCCGCCGTTACGGCAAGCCCGAATGGGATCTCGACACCACCGAGGTCAACGGCGTACGTACGCCGGTCGAAGTCCGCTCGATCTGGGAAAAGCCGTTCTGCCGTTTGCTGCATTTCGATCGCAAGCTGACCCGGCCGCTGCGCGCACCCCATCCGCGCGTGCTGATCGTGGCGCCGATGTCCGGCCACTACGCGACGCTGCTGCGCGGCACGGTCGAGGCGTTCCTGCCGACGCATGAAGTCTACATCACCGACTGGTCCGACGCGCGCATGGTTCCTCTCGCCGAGGGCCGCTTCGATCTCGATGACTATGTCGATTACGTCATCGAGATGCTGCACGTGCTTGGCGGCAACATGCATGTGATCGCGGTGTGCCAGCCTTCGGTGCCCGTGGTGGCGGCTGTTTCCGTGATGGAAGCCGCGCGCGATCCCTTCGTGCCGCTGTCGATGACGCTGATGGGCGGCCCGATCGATACCCGCCGCAATCCCACGTCAGTGAACAACCTCGCGGCCCAGCGCGGCATCGAATGGTTCCGCAACCATGTCATCACCAAGGTGCCGTTTCCGCATCCCGGCGTGATGCGCGACGTCTATCCGGGCTTTTTGCAGCTCTCGGGCTTCATCACCATGAATCTCGATCGCCACACCGACGCGCACAAGGCGCTGTTCAATAATCTGGTGAAGGGCGACGGCGACATGGTCGACAAGCACCGCGAATTCTATGACGAGTATCTCGCGGTGATGGATCTGACGGCGGAGTACTATCTGCAGACCGTCGATGTCGTCTTCGTCAAGCACGCGCTGCCCAAGGGCGAGATGACTCATCGCGGCCAGCCGGTCGATCCGTCGCAGATCCGCCGCGTGGCGCTGATGACGGTGGAAGGCGAGAAAGACGACATCTCCGGCCTCGGTCAGACCGAAGCGACGCACGCATTGTGCCCGCATATTCCGGATCATCGACGTGTGCATTACGTGCAAAAGGGCGTTGGGCACTACGGAGTGTTCAACGGTTCGCGATTCCGTTCCGAAATCGTGCCGCGCATCTCCGATTTCATGATGTCGGCGGCCAATACCAAGCTGTCAGCGGCTAATATCAAGCCGACATTGGTCCGTGCCGCCGAATAG
- a CDS encoding transglycosylase domain-containing protein yields the protein MAWGRKKSGGRKEPLFGLPAALADLRLSPEDRIPAAVDDDDKPKKSVPRRKHEEDDDEPPPRERKPRAGRGGAKRRAKSRGRFRFGRLIYWGAVLGLWATIAIIGVVVWVGAHLPAIQSLEIPKRPPTIQITGVDGSLLASRGEMAGTNVALKDLPPYLPKAFIAIEDRRFYSHYGVDPVGIARAAVANVLHRGVSQGGSTLTQQLAKNLFLTQERTMARKLQEVELALWLERKHSKNEILELYLNRVYFGSGAYGVEAASQRYFGKSAKNVTVAEAAMLAGLVKSPSRLAPNRNPEGAEARAQIVLAAMADAKFISAAQAKASIGHPSYNVKPAGAGTINYVADWIGEVLDDLVGQIDQSIVVETTIDPKLQSVAEAAIIDELAAKSVKFNVTQGALVAMTPEGAVRAMVGGRNYADSQYNRAVTAKRQPGSAFKPFIYLTAIEGGLTPETIRQDAPLDLKGWRPENYTHEYFGAVTLTQALAMSLNTVAVRVGLEVGPKNVVRTAHRLGISSKLEANPSIALGTSEVSVIELVGAYAPFANGGLGVSPHVVTRIRTNEGKLLYVRQPDQLSQVIEPRHVAAMNTMMQETLLSGTARKAEIPGWMAAGKTGTSQDFRDAWFIGYTANLVTGVWLGNDDNSPTKKATGGGLPVEVWTRFMRSAHQGVPVASLPNSQRGGFMSNLFQTASQASATPAPSAPQGGSYRPAPARTSAPPPNPNARPEAAAGLDGWLVDRLFGR from the coding sequence ATGGCGTGGGGACGGAAAAAGAGCGGCGGACGCAAGGAGCCGCTGTTCGGGCTTCCGGCAGCGCTCGCGGACTTGCGGCTTTCACCTGAGGATCGCATTCCAGCCGCCGTCGACGACGACGACAAACCGAAGAAATCAGTGCCCAGGCGCAAGCACGAAGAGGACGACGATGAGCCGCCGCCGCGCGAGCGCAAGCCGCGCGCGGGGAGAGGCGGCGCCAAGCGGCGTGCGAAATCGCGCGGCCGGTTCAGGTTCGGCCGCCTGATCTATTGGGGCGCGGTGCTCGGCCTGTGGGCGACGATCGCGATCATCGGCGTCGTGGTCTGGGTCGGGGCGCATCTGCCGGCGATCCAGTCGCTGGAAATTCCAAAGCGCCCGCCAACCATCCAGATTACAGGCGTCGACGGCAGCCTGCTGGCTTCGCGCGGCGAAATGGCCGGGACCAATGTCGCACTGAAGGATCTGCCGCCTTATTTGCCGAAGGCGTTCATCGCCATCGAGGACCGCCGCTTCTATTCGCATTACGGCGTCGACCCCGTCGGCATCGCGCGCGCGGCCGTGGCCAACGTTCTGCATCGCGGCGTGTCGCAGGGCGGCTCGACGCTGACGCAGCAGCTCGCCAAAAACCTGTTCCTGACCCAGGAACGCACGATGGCGCGCAAGCTGCAGGAAGTGGAGCTGGCGCTGTGGCTGGAACGCAAGCACTCCAAGAACGAAATTCTCGAGCTCTATCTTAACCGCGTCTATTTCGGTTCCGGCGCCTATGGCGTCGAGGCGGCTTCGCAGCGCTATTTCGGCAAATCCGCCAAGAACGTCACGGTCGCGGAAGCCGCGATGCTGGCCGGCCTCGTCAAGTCGCCGTCGCGGCTGGCGCCGAACCGCAATCCCGAAGGCGCGGAAGCGCGCGCTCAGATCGTGCTCGCGGCGATGGCGGACGCCAAATTCATAAGCGCCGCCCAGGCCAAGGCCTCGATCGGCCATCCCTCGTATAATGTGAAGCCGGCCGGCGCCGGCACGATCAATTACGTCGCCGACTGGATCGGCGAGGTGCTCGACGATCTCGTCGGCCAGATCGACCAGAGCATCGTGGTCGAGACCACGATCGATCCGAAGCTGCAGAGTGTCGCGGAAGCCGCCATCATCGACGAGCTCGCGGCGAAGAGCGTGAAATTCAACGTCACGCAAGGGGCGCTGGTGGCGATGACGCCCGAGGGCGCGGTGCGCGCCATGGTGGGCGGGCGGAACTATGCCGACAGCCAGTATAACCGCGCGGTGACGGCCAAACGCCAGCCCGGCTCGGCATTCAAGCCGTTCATCTACCTGACCGCGATCGAAGGCGGCCTGACGCCGGAAACGATCCGCCAGGACGCGCCGCTCGATCTCAAGGGCTGGCGCCCTGAGAACTACACCCATGAATATTTCGGCGCGGTGACGCTGACACAGGCGCTGGCGATGTCGCTCAACACGGTCGCGGTGCGGGTCGGCCTCGAAGTCGGACCGAAGAACGTGGTGCGGACCGCGCACCGGCTCGGCATTTCATCAAAACTCGAGGCCAATCCCTCGATCGCGCTCGGCACCTCGGAAGTGTCCGTCATCGAACTGGTCGGCGCCTATGCGCCGTTTGCCAATGGCGGGCTCGGCGTCTCCCCGCATGTCGTGACCAGGATCCGCACCAATGAAGGCAAGCTGCTGTATGTGCGGCAGCCCGACCAGCTCAGCCAAGTGATCGAGCCGCGCCATGTCGCTGCCATGAACACGATGATGCAGGAGACCCTGCTCTCGGGCACCGCGCGCAAGGCGGAGATTCCGGGCTGGATGGCCGCCGGCAAGACCGGCACCAGCCAGGATTTCCGCGACGCCTGGTTCATCGGCTACACGGCCAACCTCGTCACCGGCGTCTGGCTCGGCAATGACGACAACTCGCCGACCAAGAAGGCAACCGGCGGCGGCCTGCCGGTGGAAGTCTGGACCCGCTTCATGCGGTCGGCGCATCAGGGCGTGCCGGTGGCCAGCCTGCCGAACTCGCAGCGCGGCGGATTCATGTCGAACCTGTTCCAGACCGCGTCGCAGGCCAGCGCAACGCCGGCTCCGTCAGCCCCGCAGGGCGGTTCGTATCGGCCAGCGCCGGCGCGAACCTCCGCGCCACCACCCAATCCAAATGCGCGGCCGGAGGCCGCGGCGGGACTCGATGGCTGGCTGGTGGACCGGTTGTTTGGAAGATAG
- a CDS encoding DUF1330 domain-containing protein, with protein sequence MGHIDPTREVFAQFRANDRPGPIHMLNLVRLRAQAAYPDGRKATGAEAYAAYGRESGPVFERLGGRIVWQGRFELMLIGPQDERWDHCFIAEYPSVAAFAEMIRDPVYREAVKHRQAAVEDSRLIRHAVLPVGKTFGEIPA encoded by the coding sequence ATGGGCCACATCGATCCTACCAGGGAAGTGTTTGCGCAATTTCGGGCCAATGACCGGCCGGGTCCGATCCACATGCTCAATCTGGTTCGCTTGCGCGCGCAGGCCGCCTATCCCGACGGCCGCAAGGCGACGGGCGCGGAAGCCTACGCGGCCTATGGGCGCGAAAGCGGCCCGGTGTTCGAACGGCTCGGCGGCCGCATCGTCTGGCAGGGCAGGTTCGAACTGATGCTGATCGGGCCGCAAGACGAGCGCTGGGATCACTGCTTCATCGCCGAATACCCAAGCGTCGCGGCATTCGCCGAGATGATCCGCGATCCCGTCTACCGCGAAGCGGTGAAACACCGCCAGGCTGCGGTGGAGGATTCCCGCCTGATCCGCCACGCGGTGCTGCCGGTCGGCAAGACGTTTGGCGAGATACCTGCCTAG
- a CDS encoding ABC transporter substrate-binding protein, protein MKKGIFHLVTGTALALALSVSTASAQKKYDTGATDTEIKIGQTNPFSGPASAYATIGKTQAAYIKMINDQGGVNGRKINLVQYDDAYSPPKAVEQVRKLVESDEVLLTFQLLGTPSNAAVQKYLNSKKVPQLFAATGASKFTDPKNFPWTMGFNPNYFVEGRIYGQYIIKEYPNAKVGVLYQNDDLGKDYLNGIKAGLGDKAAKMIVAEASYEVSDPTIDSQILKIKDAGADLFFSATTPKQAAQAIKKIHELNWKPVHILDINATSVGAVMKPAGLEASKGVISVNYGKDPLDPTWKDDAGMKKYFEFMAKYYPDGDKDSSFNSYGYMTTELLIHVLKACGDNLTRENVLKQATSLKNVQLDLLLPGITVNTRPDDYRVNKQLQMMKFNGERWELFGPILEDKGAAG, encoded by the coding sequence ATGAAGAAGGGTATTTTCCATCTGGTGACCGGCACGGCGCTCGCACTTGCGCTGTCGGTCTCGACGGCTTCCGCGCAGAAAAAATACGACACCGGCGCGACCGACACCGAGATCAAGATCGGCCAGACCAATCCATTCAGCGGACCGGCCTCCGCCTATGCCACCATCGGCAAGACGCAAGCCGCCTATATCAAGATGATCAACGATCAGGGCGGCGTGAACGGCCGCAAGATCAATCTGGTCCAGTATGACGACGCCTACTCGCCGCCGAAGGCCGTCGAGCAGGTCCGCAAGCTGGTCGAGAGCGACGAAGTGCTGCTCACTTTCCAGCTCCTCGGCACGCCCTCGAACGCAGCGGTGCAGAAATATCTCAACTCCAAGAAGGTGCCGCAGCTCTTCGCCGCAACCGGCGCATCGAAGTTCACCGACCCGAAGAATTTTCCATGGACGATGGGCTTCAACCCGAACTACTTCGTCGAGGGGCGCATCTACGGCCAGTACATCATCAAGGAATATCCGAACGCCAAGGTCGGCGTGCTCTATCAGAACGACGACCTCGGCAAGGATTATTTGAACGGCATCAAGGCCGGCCTCGGCGACAAGGCGGCGAAGATGATCGTGGCGGAAGCCTCCTACGAAGTCTCCGACCCGACCATCGACTCGCAGATCCTCAAGATCAAGGATGCCGGCGCGGACCTGTTCTTCTCGGCGACGACGCCCAAGCAGGCGGCGCAGGCGATCAAGAAGATCCACGAGCTCAACTGGAAGCCGGTGCACATCCTCGACATCAACGCCACGTCGGTCGGCGCCGTGATGAAGCCGGCGGGACTCGAAGCCTCCAAGGGCGTGATCAGCGTCAACTACGGCAAGGATCCGCTCGATCCGACCTGGAAAGATGACGCGGGCATGAAGAAGTATTTCGAGTTCATGGCGAAGTACTATCCCGACGGCGACAAGGATTCGAGCTTCAACTCCTACGGCTACATGACCACGGAATTGCTGATCCATGTGCTCAAGGCCTGCGGCGACAACCTGACCCGGGAGAACGTGTTGAAACAGGCCACCAGCCTGAAGAACGTTCAGCTCGACCTGCTGCTGCCGGGCATCACCGTCAACACCCGGCCTGACGATTACCGCGTCAACAAGCAGTTGCAGATGATGAAGTTCAACGGCGAGCGCTGGGAATTGTTCGGCCCGATCCTCGAGGACAAGGGCGCGGCAGGCTAG